The nucleotide sequence GGTTTTTTCACCTGATGCGTGTAGATAACCTTTCCTTGCGCAGCTTGAATTTGAAAAGACAAACTGCAACAAAGTGCTAGCCCAATAACACAATAAATTTTATTTTTTATTTTCATAAAGATGTTGACCAATTCGACGAAATTCTGTTGGTGTAATACCAAATAACGTCTTAATTTCATTAGAGAAATGAGACGCGGAACTAAATCCATTATCGACTGCGATTTGTGTCAATGATTCATCGGTTGATAGCGTGGTTAAAATTGAAGACGCTGCACGCCATGAACGCAATTGGCTTTTTCCACAGTTACCTAAATAACGTTTACACAGTCGTCTAAAATGCGTACCTGATACTCCATATCGTTCTCCAATTTGTGCAATATTACTTTTCTTCTCATCTAAATAACTAATGAGATGCAAAATAAGCCAATAACTTTCACTGTGTCTTATTGTGACAAATAGAGGTTCTAATTGGCTTTCTGCTTTTATTGCTTCATTTATTAATACGTATTCTAGAGATTTATTAGTATCTTCTATATAAAAAATCTGCTGATTAATATCAAATTCAGATCCTATCGCTGTCATTTTTGAAAAATCACGAGCATAATCAATAAATGCCAATAATCTTGCACAAATAAAAAATGATCTTTTTTCAATTCTCCAAGACTGGTTTTCTGATTGGAAAATAACGTCATCACTTTTGGCATTATAAATAAAAGCCTTTCCTTTTATAATTTTGATCTTTTTTTCATCATATATTTTTATCGGATAATCATTCTTTAAAGGAATGCAAAAGAACAATGAATTACCTAACAATATATTTTTATCGCCGCTTATTTTTATATCATTTATCAACATGGTAAATACCTCTCGTTATACTTATCATAAAATTAAAAAGTAAAGATAATAAATTTTTAGTTAACTCATTTTTATGGTTTTGCTTTATATAATATTACAATAATATCACCTATTATTAACTATAAAAATGAATAACAAATTTTTTCCGTTTATTATTTAAAAAAAGTGTCAGTAATATATCAATACCCACTATCAAATAAAAAACATGTGCTTTTTTTTAAAAGAATTTTTATGCTCATTTGACTAAACTATATTTATATTATGAATTAATAACAATTTATCATTAGGCTAATTCCATGCTTTATTATATTTACATCCTCAGTGGCCCCTTAAAAGGAACTATTATTCCTCTACCACCCAATCGCTATTCATTATTCTTATACAATAAAGAATGCATTGAAAATAAAGAAGAAAATGATAAAACTATACTTTACATCCCTTGTGATAAACAGGAAGATGAGAAAAAGCTCGCTATTATACTTGATGAAGATAATAGTGAAAATAATAAATATAGAATTGAAAGTAGCTTAATACAAAAAGAAATCGATAAAGAATATCCGTTGGAAATCGATAGCCCAATATATAGCAATGATACGCCTATCTTTTTGATTAGTGATAAAAATGATTTATCTCTCGCATCATTTGATTTTAAAAAAAAGAAAAAAACAGGCATCATAAATAAAAAAATTATTTTATTATTAACATTAATAACGCTATTCTTTATAGCATTAGTTTTTTATATAAAAAGACCGACAGAAGAAAAAATCATTCCAACTGTATCAAAAAGTTTAAATTTTAAAGGATATCAAGGAAAAAATGGATATTATTGCATTTATGATAATTTATACCCGACGTCAAAAATAGAAAGCGCATTAGAAAATAAAATTATCTATCTGGAGAAAGTAAAAAACTTATCTACCGGTAATAATCATCAAAAAGTACATATAATTTTTAAAGATAAATTCAAACCTATTGTTAGTTTTTTTTATCATAATGAAACTGAAAAATTAAAAATGATCAATAATATAAATTCTGATTTTTCAAAAAATTGCCAGCCAACCATTAAAGGAATATCAATACCTAACATGATTAATGATATAAATGAATTTGAGCTAACTAAAACAATAGGTTATACCATTGAAGAAAAAAATAACGGATTAACCTTTATTTTTGATGATGCATTGAATATCACTAACAAAGAAAAACTGGATACTTATATCAAAAAACAAACGGCCATTTTTGGCAGAAAATTTATTTTTTACCGTGAAAATATAAGTAATCCTATGTTGAAAAATAAAGCAACATTACAAGAAGATCATGGATATATCTTTCTTGATAACCAACATCGTTATTTTCCTCAAGGATAATAACGATATTTATAACCGATAATTTAGAATCAATCTTAGAGGAATACTATTATGCCAGCTTATCCTGTTGCCGACGATGTCAGCTCTATTAATCAAGTTGATAGTTATTTTCAAAACCCTGTAAAAAGCCAGAGTGAGGCATTAAAAATTGCATTAGATGCATTAAAAACAGATACATCAAACGCGGCGGCCTTAGCCGATTATCAAGCAAGACTTGCTGAATATAATATTACGCGTAATGCAGAATCAACGTCGATTAAAGTTGTGAAAGATTTGGCAATGAGCATTATCGGGAATATGCGTTAGTTTTTATTTAATGGAGGCTGTATATGGCGATTACCCCAGTTGTTCCTGTTCATTTGGCTACATTATCAAACGATAAAAGCACAAGTGATGATAATTTATCCTCAATAATGGTAAACAGCATCACAAGTGGTTTTCAATATGAAAAACAGATCCAAGAAAAGCTAACAACATTAAGCCAATTAAGTGATGTTCAAAGTTACACACAGCTACAAACAACACTTAACGATTATACAATTACAATGAATTTAGCGAGCACATTAGCCAGAAAATCACTGAATATTGTTGAAACATTACTCAAGGCACAATAGTAATGAAAATGCGATATTTGTTTTTGGCATTATTATGTTGCCTGTTTCCATTATTAAGTGGTTGTAAAGATCAATCTCTACTCACTAATTTGGATCAAAGACAGGCAACAGAAATTCAAGCTGTTTTACAAAAGCACCAAATAACCAGTACTCGTAAAGCATTAGGAAAAGGGTTATTTGATGTTTCGGTCAAAAAAGAAGATATGGGAATTGCGATTCAAATTTTAGAAGAATATCAATTACCCACACTATCTCGAATTGAAGTGGCTCAGTTATTTCCATCAGATGCATTGGTATCATCACCGCAAGCCGAAAAAGCACGTTTAATTTCTGCTATTGAGCAACGATTAGAACAATCATTACTCACAATTGACCATATTATTGATGCTAGGGTACATGTAAGTTACCCAATATCCCCGGCTGAACGCGTTATTCCAACACCTCATGCTTCAGCTTTAGTTTTTTATGAAGAGGGTATGCTAGATAATGATCAATTAAGCGAAGATGTTCGTGCTTTTATTCATAATGCCTTTAACGATATGAATGAGAATAATATTACCGTTTTGTTGTATCCACGAAATATTAATAAGTTCAACATAATAAATAATCAGCTTTATCAAAATAGCTCTGACTCATTTCTTACTTCTTGGCTATTTCTAAGTTTATTATTGGTCGTTATCGCCGTTCTTATTACGGTTTCATTGATAATATTCCGACGTAAAAAAGCACAGAAGGAAGAAAATAATGACAAATCTAACTTCTGAGCAATTCGAAATGATATCCAGTGTAATGTATGAGCCACTTAGTTATCTTCATGCAGATTACGATGTATTAGCATCAAATAAAGAAAGTATAA is from Proteus columbae and encodes:
- a CDS encoding helix-turn-helix domain-containing protein, yielding MLINDIKISGDKNILLGNSLFFCIPLKNDYPIKIYDEKKIKIIKGKAFIYNAKSDDVIFQSENQSWRIEKRSFFICARLLAFIDYARDFSKMTAIGSEFDINQQIFYIEDTNKSLEYVLINEAIKAESQLEPLFVTIRHSESYWLILHLISYLDEKKSNIAQIGERYGVSGTHFRRLCKRYLGNCGKSQLRSWRAASSILTTLSTDESLTQIAVDNGFSSASHFSNEIKTLFGITPTEFRRIGQHLYENKK
- a CDS encoding EscF/YscF/HrpA family type III secretion system needle major subunit — translated: MPAYPVADDVSSINQVDSYFQNPVKSQSEALKIALDALKTDTSNAAALADYQARLAEYNITRNAESTSIKVVKDLAMSIIGNMR
- the sctI gene encoding type III secretion system inner rod subunit SctI gives rise to the protein MAITPVVPVHLATLSNDKSTSDDNLSSIMVNSITSGFQYEKQIQEKLTTLSQLSDVQSYTQLQTTLNDYTITMNLASTLARKSLNIVETLLKAQ
- the sctJ gene encoding type III secretion system inner membrane ring lipoprotein SctJ, which translates into the protein MKMRYLFLALLCCLFPLLSGCKDQSLLTNLDQRQATEIQAVLQKHQITSTRKALGKGLFDVSVKKEDMGIAIQILEEYQLPTLSRIEVAQLFPSDALVSSPQAEKARLISAIEQRLEQSLLTIDHIIDARVHVSYPISPAERVIPTPHASALVFYEEGMLDNDQLSEDVRAFIHNAFNDMNENNITVLLYPRNINKFNIINNQLYQNSSDSFLTSWLFLSLLLVVIAVLITVSLIIFRRKKAQKEENNDKSNF